The genomic stretch CCCGTCACTTCATTTTACACCAAAAATTgggaaattttacataaaatagcCGAGTCCAACACTTGGGTACACACCCGTGTCCAATTCTTCGAACCGAGTCTGAGTAACATAGGACATAACAGTGATCATCCCTAAGATGCAGTGGCTGATTGTTTGGAAAGTAGAAGCTTCAGCCTTTTTGACATCTGTGTCATCACATTCACAATTGTCGACTTCTTTTGTATTCTGAACTTGATGGCCAATTCTGAGCAGCTGGACACACCCTCTTTTAGTAGGGCTTCATCCTCCATAATTTTGGTCGGGAAATGTTCAAGAACTATCACACATAAGGCAATCACAGTTCTGAGAACACTGACTTCTTTAGGAACACCAAGGGGAGCTTCAGCAGAAAAGGACTCAAGTGTACTCAGATCATGTTTCCTTACAGTTTCTGCGTCCTGTGTCTGAAGCACTCTTAATGCAGCTAATAGTCGACCCTCCACTAAATCTGGACCTCCCAATGTTACCTTACACAcaccaaaaaaaaagaataagATCCCAATATGAATTTGTTAATAAAAGAGCAACTTGTTCTTATGGCAAATTACGTGCAAATAAAATTTAGAACAATAGTAGCATTGTTTGTGACGACATAAATCAACTGATAAATACTTCCTCCCTTCAACTGCACTATACCTATTTctattttctacactattcacaaatacacattcaatttcgattttctctcaatacataagtgaaaatacaTTTATGTGGGATCTAgtttgattcgtctttatgagtacattaaaaatatctaatttttgcaaatacgtagctaacgatatttactgCGTAAAAAACGCGTTgccaaacgtgaaaaagcaaagtggtagagtagagttgaatggaggaagtagaaAATATCGTCactttaaaaattaaaaaataaaaaagccTGTTGGCGACACAAGTCAATGCAGATCAAGAAAATATAGAAGAAACCTTCAGGACAGGAGCTTCGCCATCTAAATTTAAGGCTGATAATATTTCTCGCTGCCATGGCGCTGGTGATGAAAAACAAGGAGAGGAGACCCCAGCAGCAATACTCGCAGCATCAAGAAGAGCTCCATCATACTTGAGCTCAACAGTGTCATAAGGATTACCAGGAATCACAAATCCATAATCTAATAAGAAAAAGTCATTGCTTAGATATCCATAGTTAAGTTCTAGAGCATCATTTTGTTCGATATCCTTTTCTGCCATGACCTACAGGAAGACAAAGAAAGAAATAGTTAATACACCCATCCAATCTAATCAATCATCCCATATTTCAAAACTCTCCTCATATGTTTTGAAATATGGGAGAACGGGATTAGATTTGATGGGAGTAAGAGCAAACAACCATGAATTACATTTTACAACCATAAGGTATGGAGTAATCACCACATCACTTTCACCATTTCATCACATATGGAGGAGTTAAGAACGTGGGGCACAAAGATAACTTCATTAtgaactactccctccgtcccgatcatttgttgtcctattccattttggggtgtatcAATGAATTGtagtcctttctattttaggaatgcatttgatgagcaatttcaTCATGCACACTCAATTTGatccacttgtcatctaataattagCTCCCTCCTCTTTACTTGTCTTTGCgacaaaaccaaaggacaacaattgaccaggacggagggagtatgaaGGACTATCTCCCCATTTATATTGTCCGCGTTTGGCTTTGGTGGTTCACAATGttaactttgaccattaatctCTCAAAATGTATGCAGAGACAAATATAAACTCTCCTATTCCATGCATCCAAACAACTATTTTCATATATTTGTGTTTAAAAAGGTTTTGCTACCTCCATCCTATATTCATTATCCCCAATCAACGTTTTGTTCACTAAAGGAGTCCCCATTTGACTTAAATGGTCAATCAATATTGACTTTGAGCACCAATTTTGCCAAATAGGTAGAGATGCAACGTAAAATTTTCTTATTTGATTTATCAAACCACTATCATTTACAATAGCAAGGGAGTCTTGATCCCAAAATGAGATAAAATCGGCGAACAGAACACATAATTGGAGTAGTAAGCAAAATAAAATTGTTGTAACAGAAAagatatcaataataataaaaatatagaGAAATCACACTCCTTCGCCACAGTAGTTTTTGCATTTAATGAGTTAATCATTTGATTATATAAGTCAAATGGGTTAGTCAAAAGGGCACAATAAAATGGGAAGAAGTATCCTACCTTTACTAGCATCTTGGGGTCTTCTGCATTTACATCCTGGACAATTTTGGCATTCGGATAAAAGCTGTGGTTGCACATATCAATCAAAGGCAACATCATTGGCACATTTTCGCGGTTTCCACCATCAAGTTTCTTCCCATGCAACCGAAAAGCCCTGGATGATACAGCCGACATAGCCCATCCTAAGGAAGATGCATCAACATCTTGAGAGGCAAAAGGATGATCCATTGGTTTGAGATTTGTAACTGCGTGTTTCAGTTGTTTGTTAAATTCGAGAAGAAACCGGCACCTCTTGTTTACCTGTTGCAACAGATGAACTCAATTTTAACTTCATAAGGGAGCCTATGCCTAATTGACTATAACCAAAAAACAAGATTTGTTCGTTGCAAACAAGCAAATCAACTGCCTAAGAAACAGTTATAGAAGATATTGATATCCTTCATAACTCATAAATTGACACAACAAAGGACCACTCAAAAGATGAGTCAGTGTTGACCACTTGTTTCTCCGCTTTTTCACTTCGCAGTATAAATAAATGTAAGACTATACCTGATAAATAAGAGGAGCATATTGCAAATTTTTGATGTCTTCTCCCTGAAAGAAGATAGGAACACTGTATGTCTCTGGAAGGTTGCTGATGTACGGCCACCAAAAAGACCCAGCTTTTGCTCTTTCTTGAAGAAGCTTCAGACCCAACTTCATCGCCCATAGTTCCTCTGCCAAATGCTCCAATTTCCAATTTACTCATTTTAAAAACGCATTTCAGCCTAACGCAGTTAAAGGAGAATTCTAATGAATTTTCAGTGCAAAGCAAAAAAAACATAGTTTTATGAAATTTCTCAGGTAAAataaatacttcctccattcaacttcactctaCCACTCTCCATTTTCTACACTATTTACAAGTGAACATTCAgtttcgattttctctcaatacataagtgaaaatatattcatgtgagattttgtttgattcgtctttacgagtacattaaaaatatctaacttttataatttttgcaaatacatagctaacgatatttaccgcgtaaaacacgcgttgactaacgtgaaaaagcaaagtggttgagtggagttgaatggaggaagtacaatGCATAGTCAAATGCACATTACAAAAATCGCATAGGGTAACCCCTATACATTCTAATCTATATTCTAAAATTAATCTGTTCACCAACTAATAACGCAACTAGTGATTCCAGTCCATGCATGAAGACAGCAAAGCCTACATAGCTGACAGAGACAATCCATCGATTAAAATTATGCTCACCCTAATGAAGAAGCCCAAATACAATAAGCTAATTCCAACTTATCCCTGAAATATTCTTCACAACAATTTGTGTGTCTATCAAATAATTAAGGCTCGCCAACTTTAAGAAAGAACATAATAACCTTCATATCCAACAACAAACTCAAACGCGAGAACAAAACGGTTTCTTTTGCGAACCTATGACACGATAGAGCAATTTTAACATATGGGTAAATACGATGGCCATTTTGTTATTTTCTGGAAAAGGACAGGTTTACAATTAATGCAGGTAAGAAATTCCTTGCAAAACTATATTCAGAATCAGACCAAGGTTTCATGAGAATTCATATGAAGTATGAAGTacgagttatgagatatgaggcATGAGGTATGAGGTATGAATTATGAACTACTAAGCCAAGTTCCCGATAAAAAATAATAGTTCAGCGTCAACCAGAAGTTGTTTGCATACTTGTCGCAAATAGTCTTATCACCAGATCCCTAGAACATATCTTTTCCATTCTAAAGAATAAAAAACACATATTTTCAAGTTTAGTTACAAGCACATGGGCGGATATTATCAAATTTACATATTTCTCATCTCATGGCCTGCAAATAGCTACGACCTCCAATCCATTGAATTGTATGCATACTTGATTTTGTGCAATTCCATTTGAAATATAAATTTCTATAGTAGTAAGTTTTATTACCAATGATACCGCTACACCCTCAATATCTTCTCTCCCGTGCCCCGCCATCCCCTCTTCCCACATCCACCCAACCACACTACTCCCGCCTCAACCAGCCACTTGTACCCACCACATCTAATAGCAAGTAATCAGCAACAGTGCCCTTCCCAATGCCAAGAAGCTAACCACTGCCCTTCCTCCTCCACTCTCTCCCCTTCACCTTGAACCTTACCTATTTCCCACCTCCCATTTTGGTCGCCCCTCATCACCAAGTATTGAATGGCACAATAACTTTGTCGACCTCATCCACTCTACAAGAGAGAAGGGAGGATGGCTATACGAGGTCAAGTGACTGGTGGTTATGGTCTCGTTTCATGGAAATTATATGAGGTATTTGAAATGATTTTCCCAATGGATTTGGTCGATTAGGGTAGTGGTAGAGTTGGCACTGGGCCGACCCGCGTGCCGGCCCATCGTGCCTTCCCCCAAAAATGGCCCGGCCCAGGCAAGGATATTGGGCAGGCCGTGCACGTGCCTGGTTCGTGCCGGACCCTCCGTGCTTGGGCCGTGCCGTGCCTGTGCACGTGAATTCCCAAAAAAACGCAGTCGCAGCCCGCCTCCAACTCGTTCGTGCCGTGCCCGTGCTGTCAGTATTATTCATCCGTTATTATTCATCCGTGCCGTGTCGTGCCCGTGCTGGATTGGTGCCGTGCCCGTGCCGCCCACCTTAGCCCGGCCCGGATTGCCATCTCTGGGTAGTGGTCCTGTGGGGTTGGGATGGGTGGTTATTGGGTTTAGGCTTGCGGGAGGAGGAGCAAAAGTGTAGATATTGGAGATGTTGAAAGGATACAATGGTTGTGAGGAAGAAAGGTGGGCTTCGAAAATGGTGCTTACGGTGGAGAAAGGGTGGGAGGAGCGGTTGAGGACTGAAGAGTGTGGTGGCTGCCAGCATTCAATTGGAGCGGGAGAGGATTTAACAGAGGCACCGATACCAAATATCTCGAGATGTATCAGATAATTTAATAATATAAAATTATTGGCGGGGACGAATGATTTATATAAAAGGTAGTTTTCATTAGTATACCCTTAGGAAAACAATTGATTTTAAGGAATCATATATTCAGCTTGtatctttacatatatttgtAGAAATGAATGGTAAAAGTTGATGGTTGTTGCCCATAGAAGTCAAATGCCTAAAGTTTTCGAATAGAGGTAGTAGATACTTCCATGAAAAGAGGCAACAATTTATGGATGTAATTTAAAATAAATTGCAGACTTGTTGAGCATTTTCATTGGCATGAGTGTTTAAATCTCTCCATAAACATAAACTCTGATTTTAAATCAGCATAATGTAATATCTCTGCCTTGAATCATGTCTGATACTTTTCTTCCCTACCTCACATACTAAATCAAGTTAAGTGAAGTTGTTTGCTAATCGACAAATCAAACAATCGCAGTCTCTTCTCATGACTACACAAAGTAATGGTAGAGTCAAAGGCAGATAACTATTCTCAACATTTGTAGAGCCACTAATCAAGAAATGGTAAATACCACAAAAGCATTTACGGATAAAACTGAATTTACTAATGTATCACATATGACAGATGCTGATTTCAGTCATAGTTACAGTTTGAGAAACAAGGCGATTAAATGACCGAAAAATACCGGGGTTGTGCCAAACTTTGCTCTATGCATGTTCAAAACCCCGATTCGTTTACAAACTTAACAAACCTTTGTTTCCGATAAAACCCTCCCTCCCTCCATTTCACTTTTATGGTCTATTTTCTCCAatatttattccaaattaatcgTCCCATTTTTAAATTTAGTACGATAAAAGGATGAACTAAAAATATTAACAATAAGACTAACACGGGCATGATGGCTCAAAGATTCTCGCCTACGACTCTCAAATAAATGACATTGACATTCAAGTGTTGGAAAACATACCAGGAATAAGGTTAATGAGATGGCTAAAAACAGGCAACGGCGGAGCATCATTCAAAGTAAGAGGAATATGAGAAGGAAGTCCAATTAAAAGGGAACCGGTGGGGATAGCGGCGGAAGCGATGAGACCGAAACCAAAAGATGAGGTGGGGGAAAGATGAAGAGAAGGGTGGACGAAACCACCCTCACTACGAACCCACTTGATAAGGTCAGGTGGGTGAGATACAAGGCGAAACTGGTTACAAGACACCGCCGCGCTTGTCAAACCCCGCCTAAATCTCATACTCGATAAACAGTTCATTTTCAGCCTTGTAGTTGTTCAGAGCTTTGCCTGTTtgctcagttttttttttttttttttttttttt from Silene latifolia isolate original U9 population chromosome 5, ASM4854445v1, whole genome shotgun sequence encodes the following:
- the LOC141657489 gene encoding uncharacterized protein LOC141657489 isoform X1 encodes the protein MNCLSSMRFRRGLTSAAVSCNQFRLVSHPPDLIKWVRSEGGFVHPSLHLSPTSSFGFGLIASAAIPTGSLLIGLPSHIPLTLNDAPPLPVFSHLINLIPEELWAMKLGLKLLQERAKAGSFWWPYISNLPETYSVPIFFQGEDIKNLQYAPLIYQVNKRCRFLLEFNKQLKHAVTNLKPMDHPFASQDVDASSLGWAMSAVSSRAFRLHGKKLDGGNRENVPMMLPLIDMCNHSFYPNAKIVQDVNAEDPKMLVKVMAEKDIEQNDALELNYGYLSNDFFLLDYGFVIPGNPYDTVELKYDGALLDAASIAAGVSSPCFSSPAPWQREILSALNLDGEAPVLKVTLGGPDLVEGRLLAALRVLQTQDAETVRKHDLSTLESFSAEAPLGVPKEVSVLRTVIALCVIVLEHFPTKIMEDEALLKEGVSSCSELAIKFRIQKKSTIVNVMTQMSKRLKLLLSKQSATAS
- the LOC141657489 gene encoding uncharacterized protein LOC141657489 isoform X2, with the protein product MMLRRCLFLAISLTLFLHLAEELWAMKLGLKLLQERAKAGSFWWPYISNLPETYSVPIFFQGEDIKNLQYAPLIYQVNKRCRFLLEFNKQLKHAVTNLKPMDHPFASQDVDASSLGWAMSAVSSRAFRLHGKKLDGGNRENVPMMLPLIDMCNHSFYPNAKIVQDVNAEDPKMLVKVMAEKDIEQNDALELNYGYLSNDFFLLDYGFVIPGNPYDTVELKYDGALLDAASIAAGVSSPCFSSPAPWQREILSALNLDGEAPVLKVTLGGPDLVEGRLLAALRVLQTQDAETVRKHDLSTLESFSAEAPLGVPKEVSVLRTVIALCVIVLEHFPTKIMEDEALLKEGVSSCSELAIKFRIQKKSTIVNVMTQMSKRLKLLLSKQSATAS